From one Streptomyces sp. N50 genomic stretch:
- a CDS encoding response regulator transcription factor codes for MSSLLLLTNALQPSTEVLPALGLLLHNVRVAPAEGPALVDTPGADVILIDGRRDLPQVRSLCQLLRSTGPGCPLILVVTEGGLAAVTADWGIDDVLLDTAGPAEVEARLRLAMGRQQIVNDDSPMEIRNGDLSVDEATYSAKLKGRVLDLTFKEFELLKYLAQHPGRVFTRAQLLQEVWGYDYFGGTRTVDVHVRRLRAKLGVEHESLIGTVRNVGYRFVTPEKGDRGGEEAKLKASAAITDAKPEDADARADSAALDAAEIPAEA; via the coding sequence ATGAGTTCTCTGCTGCTCCTGACCAATGCCCTCCAGCCGTCGACGGAGGTGCTTCCGGCCCTTGGCCTGCTGCTGCACAACGTGCGCGTGGCACCGGCGGAAGGCCCCGCACTCGTCGACACCCCGGGTGCCGACGTCATCCTGATCGACGGCCGCCGTGACCTGCCCCAGGTGCGCAGCCTGTGTCAGCTCCTCCGGTCCACCGGCCCGGGGTGCCCGCTCATCCTCGTCGTCACCGAGGGCGGCCTCGCCGCCGTCACCGCCGACTGGGGCATCGACGACGTCCTGCTCGACACGGCGGGCCCCGCCGAGGTCGAGGCGCGACTGCGCCTGGCCATGGGCCGCCAGCAGATCGTCAACGACGACTCCCCCATGGAGATCCGCAACGGCGACCTGTCGGTCGACGAGGCGACGTACTCCGCCAAGCTCAAGGGCCGGGTCCTCGACCTGACCTTCAAGGAGTTCGAGCTCCTCAAGTACCTCGCCCAGCACCCGGGCCGCGTCTTCACGCGCGCCCAGCTGCTGCAGGAGGTCTGGGGCTACGACTACTTCGGCGGTACGCGGACGGTCGACGTCCACGTACGGCGCCTGCGCGCGAAGCTCGGAGTCGAGCACGAGTCGCTGATCGGGACCGTCCGGAACGTCGGTTATCGATTCGTTACCCCGGAGAAGGGTGACCGGGGCGGCGAAGAGGCCAAGCTCAAGGCAAGCGCCGCCATCACCGACGCAAAGCCGGAGGATGCGGACGCCAGGGCCGATTCGGCCGCGCTGGACGCCGCCGAGATCCCGGCCGAGGCGTAA
- a CDS encoding DUF397 domain-containing protein codes for MRAIDLSNVTWRKSSYSNSDGGNCIEVSDDFLSAADWRTSSYSNTDGGNCVEVASNLPLVPVRDSKNPAHGTLIFGVEAWSEFVNSAKGQAAQ; via the coding sequence GTGCGAGCCATCGACTTGAGCAATGTGACGTGGCGCAAGAGCAGTTACAGCAACTCGGACGGCGGCAACTGCATCGAAGTGTCCGACGACTTCCTGAGCGCCGCCGACTGGCGCACGAGCAGTTATAGCAACACGGACGGCGGTAACTGCGTCGAGGTCGCCTCCAACCTCCCCCTCGTCCCCGTCCGCGACAGCAAGAACCCCGCCCACGGCACCCTGATCTTCGGCGTCGAGGCCTGGTCGGAGTTCGTCAACTCGGCCAAGGGGCAGGCGGCTCAGTAG
- a CDS encoding DsrE family protein, whose product MSKKLVIKVTAGADAPERCSQAFTVAAVAVASGVDVSLWLTGESAWFALPGRAAEFELPHAAPLPDLIDSVLATGHVTLCTQCAARRDIAEKDVIEGVRIAGAQVFVQEVMAEGTQALVY is encoded by the coding sequence ATGTCGAAGAAGCTCGTGATCAAGGTGACCGCAGGGGCCGACGCCCCCGAACGCTGCTCACAGGCCTTTACGGTCGCCGCGGTCGCCGTCGCCAGCGGAGTGGACGTCTCCCTGTGGCTGACCGGCGAGTCCGCCTGGTTCGCCCTCCCGGGCCGCGCCGCCGAGTTCGAACTCCCGCACGCCGCGCCGCTGCCGGACCTGATCGACTCGGTACTCGCAACGGGCCACGTCACGTTGTGCACGCAGTGCGCGGCCCGGCGGGACATCGCCGAGAAGGATGTCATCGAGGGGGTGCGGATCGCCGGGGCGCAGGTGTTCGTACAGGAGGTTATGGCGGAGGGTACGCAGGCGTTGGTCTACTGA
- a CDS encoding DUF3099 domain-containing protein, translating to MLARRRRTYFVMMGICIGLFVLAWGVVRIWSVPVAVGMCVVAMLIPPVAAMVANRRGPDDRWWDDPSGDPKSDEWWDELDGKKRRQ from the coding sequence ATGCTGGCTCGCCGCCGTCGCACGTACTTCGTCATGATGGGCATCTGCATCGGGCTCTTCGTCCTGGCCTGGGGAGTCGTGCGGATCTGGTCGGTGCCCGTGGCCGTGGGGATGTGTGTGGTCGCGATGCTGATCCCGCCGGTCGCCGCGATGGTCGCCAACCGGCGCGGCCCCGACGACCGCTGGTGGGACGACCCCTCCGGCGACCCCAAGTCCGACGAGTGGTGGGACGAGCTGGACGGGAAGAAGCGCCGCCAGTAG
- a CDS encoding DUF6087 family protein: MGKHSRPGPPNQPSRAVPRADADDPLAPYDKRRRPPMDVFRRHRPMHGGAGHLRPDEPRVLEEWDGFTYQVVGTADDLTAAQEWVNELRIGDAPAE, translated from the coding sequence ATGGGCAAGCACAGCCGACCCGGACCGCCGAACCAGCCGTCGCGCGCCGTCCCGCGCGCCGATGCCGACGACCCGCTCGCGCCGTACGACAAGCGGCGCCGCCCGCCGATGGACGTCTTCCGGCGGCACCGACCCATGCACGGCGGCGCCGGTCACCTCCGGCCCGACGAGCCACGCGTCCTGGAGGAGTGGGACGGCTTCACTTACCAAGTGGTGGGCACCGCCGACGACTTGACCGCGGCACAGGAGTGGGTGAACGAACTCAGGATCGGCGACGCCCCGGCCGAGTGA
- a CDS encoding MoaD/ThiS family protein, which produces MPKVTVRYWAAAKAAAGIAEEPYDAVTLADALAAVRERHPGELARVLLRCSFLVDGDPVGTRGHETVRLAEGGTVEVLPPFAGG; this is translated from the coding sequence ATGCCAAAGGTCACGGTGCGCTACTGGGCCGCCGCGAAGGCCGCGGCCGGTATCGCCGAGGAGCCGTACGACGCGGTCACCCTCGCCGACGCCCTCGCCGCCGTCCGCGAGCGACACCCCGGGGAACTCGCCCGCGTACTGCTGCGATGCTCGTTCCTCGTCGACGGTGACCCCGTGGGCACCCGCGGACATGAGACGGTACGGCTGGCCGAGGGCGGCACGGTCGAGGTGCTCCCGCCGTTCGCAGGAGGATGA
- a CDS encoding sulfurtransferase, translating into MSRSDVLVDADWVEANLDNADIAIVEVDEDTSAYEKNHIRNAIRIDWTKDLQDPVRRDFVDQEGFEKLLSGKGIGNDTLVILYGGNNNWFASYAYWYFKLYGHDNVKLLDGGRKKWELDARELVEEVPARAETSYKAKPQNTAIRAFRDDVVAAIGAQNLVDVRSPDEFSGKLLAPAHLPQEQSQRPGHVPSARNIPWSKNANDDGTFKSDDELKELYADEQVDLAKDTIAYCRIGERSALTWFVLHELLGVENVKNYDGSWTEYGSLVGVPIELGANK; encoded by the coding sequence ATGAGCCGCAGTGACGTCCTGGTCGACGCCGACTGGGTCGAGGCCAACCTCGACAACGCGGACATCGCCATCGTCGAGGTCGACGAGGACACGTCCGCGTACGAGAAGAACCACATCCGCAACGCCATCCGGATCGACTGGACGAAGGACCTCCAGGACCCGGTACGCCGTGACTTCGTCGACCAGGAGGGCTTCGAGAAGCTCCTGTCCGGCAAGGGCATCGGCAACGACACGCTGGTGATCCTCTACGGCGGCAACAACAACTGGTTCGCGTCGTACGCCTACTGGTACTTCAAGCTCTACGGCCACGACAACGTCAAGCTCCTCGACGGTGGCCGCAAGAAGTGGGAGCTGGACGCCCGCGAGCTGGTCGAGGAAGTCCCCGCGCGCGCCGAGACGTCCTACAAGGCGAAGCCGCAGAACACCGCGATCCGCGCCTTCCGTGACGACGTCGTGGCCGCCATCGGCGCCCAGAACCTGGTCGACGTCCGTTCGCCCGACGAGTTCAGCGGCAAGCTGCTCGCGCCGGCGCACCTCCCGCAGGAGCAGTCGCAGCGTCCGGGTCACGTCCCGTCCGCCCGCAACATCCCGTGGTCGAAGAACGCCAACGACGACGGCACGTTCAAGTCGGACGACGAGCTCAAGGAGCTCTACGCCGACGAGCAGGTCGACCTGGCCAAGGACACCATCGCGTACTGCCGTATCGGCGAGCGCTCGGCCCTGACCTGGTTCGTGCTGCACGAGCTGCTCGGTGTCGAGAACGTCAAGAACTACGACGGTTCCTGGACCGAGTACGGCTCCCTGGTCGGCGTTCCGATCGAGCTCGGCGCCAACAAGTAA
- a CDS encoding alpha/beta hydrolase, translating to MSAGTAGHVARSTVRPNSETIRRTPLRTFLHTDDGVTIDSVYEPGAPVYDASRSPSGDPVFVVAHGFTGDVDKPHVRRVAEAFLQYGAVVTFSFRGHGASGGRSTVGDREVLDLAAAVAWAREQGHARVVTVGFSMGGSVVLRHAALYGSQAHADGQRREGRTEAHTDAVVSVSAPARWYYRGTAPMRKLHWLVTRPEGRLVGRYGLNTRIEHRGWNPVPLSPVEAVPRIAPTPLLIVHGDRDGYFPVDHPRMLADAAGDQAELWLEPGMGHAEHAAADDLLERIGRWGNSQGG from the coding sequence ATGAGCGCTGGTACGGCAGGTCATGTGGCACGATCCACCGTTCGTCCGAACTCTGAGACGATCAGACGTACACCTTTGCGGACGTTTCTGCACACCGACGACGGGGTGACGATCGATTCCGTATACGAACCGGGGGCACCCGTATACGACGCCTCCCGGTCACCTTCCGGTGATCCCGTGTTCGTCGTGGCGCACGGTTTCACGGGCGATGTGGACAAGCCCCATGTACGCCGGGTCGCCGAGGCGTTCCTCCAGTACGGGGCCGTGGTCACCTTCTCCTTCCGGGGCCACGGCGCCTCCGGCGGACGCTCCACCGTCGGCGACCGCGAGGTCCTCGATCTGGCCGCGGCGGTCGCCTGGGCGCGCGAACAGGGGCACGCGCGCGTGGTCACCGTCGGCTTCTCGATGGGCGGTTCGGTGGTGCTGCGGCACGCGGCGCTCTACGGCTCTCAGGCGCACGCCGACGGCCAGAGGCGCGAGGGGCGCACAGAAGCGCACACGGACGCGGTGGTTTCCGTGAGTGCGCCGGCCCGTTGGTACTACCGAGGCACGGCCCCCATGCGCAAGCTGCACTGGCTGGTGACCCGCCCCGAGGGCCGCCTGGTCGGCCGCTACGGCCTCAACACCCGTATCGAGCACAGGGGTTGGAACCCGGTCCCGCTCTCCCCCGTCGAGGCGGTCCCGCGCATCGCGCCCACCCCGCTCCTCATCGTGCACGGCGACCGCGACGGCTACTTCCCCGTCGACCACCCCCGCATGCTGGCCGACGCCGCCGGTGACCAGGCCGAACTCTGGCTGGAGCCGGGCATGGGTCACGCCGAGCACGCGGCCGCCGACGACCTGCTGGAGCGCATCGGGCGCTGGGGCAATTCACAGGGCGGCTAG
- a CDS encoding FAD-dependent oxidoreductase translates to MRVSVVGAGLGGLALAQGLRGAGIEADVFERDPGIVARFQGYRLVLNPTGFQALRDCLPPRWHPLLDEIVMDASAEQLILDPQLNEIGRLGAGRTGIVVDRQVLRHLLLTGLTVHTGAALTGYDVQPDGTVQARFAHRDPATADLLVGADGVMSAVRGVLSPRTTPTDTGVRFVIGRTPLTDEFAGLSKAYGSKIAGDGVSLLLGAMRFRTPPKQAAEQLAPDVTLPDIGDYVRWAMILPSNGGSLENVTAQDAVLSRMEGWHPELRALIEQADPDNSALLSIRVVEPAERWAPGPVTLLGDAIHATSPTGGNGANTALRDADLLRRCLIEADGGRRDLLGAVGDYERQMFEYGAEAVRSSLERLPAFAPGAKVS, encoded by the coding sequence ATGCGCGTTTCCGTAGTCGGAGCCGGTCTGGGAGGCCTCGCTCTCGCCCAAGGCCTGCGCGGTGCCGGCATCGAGGCCGACGTGTTCGAGCGCGACCCGGGGATCGTCGCCCGGTTCCAGGGCTACCGGCTCGTGCTGAACCCGACCGGGTTCCAGGCGCTGCGCGACTGCCTGCCCCCGCGCTGGCACCCGCTGCTGGACGAGATCGTCATGGACGCCTCCGCCGAGCAGCTCATCCTGGACCCCCAGCTGAACGAGATCGGCAGGCTCGGCGCGGGCCGCACCGGCATCGTGGTCGACCGGCAGGTGCTACGACACCTGCTCCTGACCGGCCTCACCGTGCACACCGGCGCCGCGCTGACCGGCTACGACGTGCAGCCTGACGGCACCGTCCAGGCCCGGTTCGCCCACCGCGACCCGGCCACCGCCGACCTCCTCGTCGGCGCGGACGGCGTCATGTCGGCGGTCCGCGGGGTGCTGTCGCCGCGGACCACCCCGACCGACACCGGCGTCCGTTTCGTCATCGGCCGCACGCCGCTGACCGACGAGTTCGCCGGCCTGTCCAAGGCGTACGGCTCGAAGATCGCGGGCGACGGCGTCAGCCTGCTGCTCGGCGCGATGCGCTTCCGCACCCCGCCGAAGCAGGCCGCCGAGCAGCTGGCCCCCGACGTCACGCTGCCCGACATCGGCGACTACGTGCGCTGGGCCATGATCCTGCCCTCCAACGGCGGCTCGCTGGAGAACGTGACCGCGCAGGACGCCGTGCTGTCCAGGATGGAGGGCTGGCACCCGGAGCTGCGCGCGCTGATCGAGCAGGCCGACCCGGACAACAGCGCGTTGCTGTCCATCCGGGTGGTCGAGCCCGCCGAGCGCTGGGCGCCCGGCCCGGTCACGCTGCTCGGCGACGCGATCCACGCGACCTCCCCGACCGGGGGCAACGGCGCGAACACCGCGCTGCGCGACGCGGACCTGCTGCGCCGCTGCCTGATCGAGGCGGACGGCGGCCGCCGGGATCTGCTCGGCGCGGTCGGCGACTACGAGCGGCAGATGTTCGAGTACGGCGCGGAGGCCGTGCGCAGCAGTCTTGAGAGGCTGCCGGCGTTCGCCCCCGGAGCGAAGGTGTCCTGA
- a CDS encoding putative leader peptide, translating into MKRQADDLTKRRAVDLCRVAAMLCRTF; encoded by the coding sequence ATGAAGCGCCAGGCGGACGACCTCACGAAGCGGCGGGCAGTAGACCTGTGCCGCGTCGCCGCCATGCTCTGTCGCACTTTCTGA
- a CDS encoding LacI family DNA-binding transcriptional regulator, translating to MAKVTRDDVARLAGTSTAVVSYVINNGPRPVAPATRERVLAAIKELGYRPDRVAQAMASRRTDLIGLIVPDARQPFFGEMAHAVEQAASERGKMVLVGNSDYVGEREVHYLRAFLGMRVSGLILVSHALNDNAAAEIEAWDARVVLLHERPEAIDDVAVVTDDLGGAQLAVRHLLEHGYDYVACMGGTAETPSVGDPVSDHVEGWRRAMTEAGLPTEGRLFEAPYNRYDAYQVALGILSGPRRPPAIFCSTDDQAIGLLRAARELRIDVPRELGVIGFDDIKEAALADPKLTTIASDRPAMARAAVDLVLDDGLRVAGSRRERLKVFPSRLVIRQSCGCEG from the coding sequence GTGGCCAAGGTGACTCGGGATGATGTGGCGCGGCTGGCGGGTACTTCGACCGCCGTTGTCAGCTATGTCATCAACAACGGACCCCGGCCGGTTGCCCCGGCCACGCGCGAGCGTGTCCTCGCCGCGATCAAGGAACTGGGGTACCGACCCGACCGGGTGGCCCAGGCCATGGCGTCGCGGCGTACGGACCTCATAGGCCTGATCGTGCCGGACGCGCGCCAGCCCTTCTTCGGGGAGATGGCGCACGCGGTCGAACAGGCCGCGTCCGAGCGCGGAAAGATGGTCCTGGTCGGCAACTCCGACTACGTGGGCGAGCGCGAGGTCCACTACCTGCGCGCGTTCCTGGGGATGCGGGTCTCCGGCCTGATCCTCGTCAGCCACGCGCTGAACGACAACGCGGCGGCGGAGATCGAGGCGTGGGACGCCCGCGTCGTCCTCCTCCACGAACGCCCCGAGGCGATCGACGACGTGGCGGTCGTCACGGACGACCTCGGCGGCGCCCAGCTCGCCGTCCGCCACCTCCTGGAGCACGGCTACGACTACGTCGCCTGTATGGGCGGTACGGCGGAGACACCGTCCGTCGGTGACCCGGTCTCCGACCACGTCGAGGGCTGGCGGCGCGCGATGACCGAGGCCGGTCTGCCGACCGAGGGACGCCTCTTCGAAGCCCCGTACAACCGCTACGACGCGTACCAGGTCGCCCTCGGCATCCTCTCCGGCCCGCGCCGGCCCCCCGCGATCTTCTGCTCCACCGACGACCAGGCGATCGGCCTGCTGCGGGCCGCGCGCGAGCTGCGCATCGACGTGCCGCGCGAGCTGGGTGTCATCGGCTTCGACGACATCAAGGAAGCGGCTCTGGCCGACCCGAAGCTGACAACGATCGCATCGGACCGGCCCGCGATGGCCCGCGCGGCGGTGGACCTCGTCCTCGACGACGGGCTGCGGGTGGCGGGGTCTCGGCGTGAGCGGCTGAAGGTGTTCCCGTCGCGGCTGGTGATACGGCAGTCGTGCGGGTGCGAGGGCTGA
- a CDS encoding DUF2993 domain-containing protein, whose amino-acid sequence MRALRILLIVVVILGGLFVVADRVAVHFAEQEVADRVKSSENLASTPDVSIKGFPFLTQVAFGDLDDVEIGIQSYEAPTGNTTGGATTIRIDDLKARMKGVKLSLTGNTATSATATSATGTASISYDQLLKAAKSQPTEVFTGVTAQLVSLSDGGDGKIKADMKVTVTGIGTTTYPVLSTVTVEGNTVKVHADNLPKLVVNLADSRVRSITDFQQTISELPGGVKLDSVQAAKGGVDIKVKGSNVNLAG is encoded by the coding sequence ATGCGCGCGCTGCGAATACTTCTGATCGTCGTCGTGATTCTGGGAGGGCTCTTCGTCGTCGCCGACCGGGTGGCGGTGCACTTCGCCGAGCAGGAGGTCGCGGACCGGGTGAAGTCGTCGGAGAACCTGGCCTCCACCCCCGACGTCTCCATCAAGGGCTTCCCCTTCCTCACCCAGGTCGCCTTCGGGGACCTGGACGACGTCGAGATCGGCATCCAGAGCTACGAGGCGCCCACGGGCAACACGACCGGCGGCGCCACCACGATCCGGATCGACGACCTCAAGGCCCGGATGAAGGGCGTCAAGCTCTCGCTCACCGGCAACACCGCGACCTCGGCGACCGCGACCAGCGCGACGGGCACCGCGAGCATCTCCTACGACCAGCTCCTCAAGGCCGCCAAGTCCCAGCCGACGGAGGTCTTCACCGGCGTCACGGCACAGCTCGTCAGCCTCTCCGACGGCGGCGACGGCAAGATCAAGGCCGACATGAAGGTCACGGTCACCGGGATCGGGACGACGACGTATCCGGTGCTCAGTACGGTCACCGTCGAGGGCAACACGGTGAAGGTGCACGCGGACAACCTGCCCAAGCTGGTGGTCAACCTCGCCGACTCCCGCGTCCGCTCGATCACCGACTTCCAGCAGACGATCAGCGAACTGCCGGGCGGGGTGAAGCTGGACAGTGTGCAGGCCGCGAAGGGCGGTGTGGACATCAAGGTGAAGGGTTCGAACGTCAACCTGGCCGGGTAG
- a CDS encoding DUF1416 domain-containing protein, translating into MCGAKAGGPDASTIKPGETTIQGQVTRNGEPVTGYVRLLDSTGEFTAEVPTSATGQFRFYAAEGTWTVRALVPGATADRTVVAQTGGLAEVAIAV; encoded by the coding sequence ATGTGTGGAGCGAAGGCCGGCGGCCCCGACGCCTCGACGATCAAGCCCGGTGAGACCACCATCCAGGGCCAGGTGACCCGCAACGGCGAGCCGGTGACGGGCTACGTCCGGCTCCTGGACTCGACCGGCGAGTTCACCGCGGAGGTCCCGACCTCCGCGACGGGCCAGTTCCGCTTCTACGCGGCCGAAGGCACCTGGACCGTCCGCGCCCTCGTGCCGGGCGCCACCGCCGACCGCACGGTCGTCGCCCAGACGGGCGGGCTGGCGGAGGTGGCGATCGCGGTCTGA
- a CDS encoding helix-turn-helix transcriptional regulator, whose translation MPQRLVVTEMSHEPRKRFAEELVRLRRERGLSLRELGKALGWDASQFGKMERGGTLGGPEVVQALDQYYGTAPLLLTLWELAVGDPRQFKEQYRRYMALEAEALGLWQYSVSAPPGLLQTDGYVREALTAGGLRGEELEQQVEARVRRRKLLEGEDAPPFRAIISEAVLRMGMRDKRAWRQQLGFLAEVAEHPNITPHVLPFGSGVHGLTNTDTMFLRLPDGRTVAYTENDVRGELIEETERVERLQRAYDAVRDLAMSPAESRSFVLQMLEEVPCEPST comes from the coding sequence ATGCCGCAACGGCTGGTGGTTACGGAGATGAGCCATGAGCCCAGGAAGCGGTTTGCCGAGGAACTGGTGAGGTTGAGGCGTGAACGGGGCCTGAGTCTGCGGGAGTTGGGGAAGGCGTTGGGGTGGGACGCGTCGCAGTTCGGGAAGATGGAGCGTGGCGGCACGCTGGGTGGGCCCGAGGTCGTACAGGCGTTGGATCAGTACTACGGCACGGCGCCGCTGCTACTCACCTTGTGGGAACTGGCAGTTGGGGACCCGAGGCAGTTCAAGGAGCAGTACCGGCGGTACATGGCGCTGGAGGCCGAGGCTCTGGGGTTGTGGCAGTACTCCGTGAGCGCTCCGCCAGGTTTGCTCCAGACGGACGGGTACGTGAGGGAGGCCCTCACGGCAGGCGGGCTCCGAGGCGAAGAACTGGAGCAGCAGGTTGAAGCGCGCGTGCGGCGACGGAAGTTGCTGGAGGGCGAGGATGCACCGCCGTTCCGCGCCATCATCTCCGAAGCGGTGCTGCGCATGGGGATGCGCGACAAGCGAGCCTGGCGTCAGCAGTTGGGGTTCCTGGCTGAGGTGGCGGAGCACCCGAACATCACGCCCCACGTTCTGCCGTTCGGCAGCGGAGTCCACGGTCTGACGAACACCGACACCATGTTCCTGAGGCTGCCCGACGGTCGTACCGTGGCTTACACAGAGAACGATGTGCGCGGCGAACTGATCGAGGAAACCGAACGGGTTGAGCGCCTCCAACGTGCATATGATGCGGTACGCGACCTGGCCATGTCCCCGGCGGAGTCGCGATCGTTCGTCCTGCAGATGTTGGAGGAAGTGCCGTGCGAGCCATCGACTTGA
- a CDS encoding helix-turn-helix domain-containing protein, with protein MPADPRDPRDPRDPRQRRAARKKPITVDRITDAALEVVATEGYDALTIRRVAAVLGTGPSSLYAHIVNKDDIDDLLIGRLYAEVTLPEPDPAAWRGQLLGVYTQIRDLYLKYPGVSRAALAMVPTSLETLRVGEGILAILLAGGVEPRTAGWARDALSLYVSAYALEQSLVRQRHRREDPEWVLSQEELLARFTALPAERFPQTRAHAADLISGTGPDRFEFTLGLLLNNLRPASG; from the coding sequence ATGCCCGCTGATCCCCGTGATCCCCGTGATCCCCGTGATCCCCGTCAACGCCGCGCGGCCCGCAAGAAGCCGATCACCGTCGACCGGATCACCGACGCCGCCCTGGAAGTCGTAGCCACCGAGGGATACGACGCGCTGACCATCCGCCGGGTCGCCGCCGTGCTCGGCACCGGTCCGTCGTCGCTGTACGCGCACATCGTCAACAAGGACGACATCGACGACCTGCTGATCGGCAGGCTCTACGCCGAGGTCACGCTCCCCGAACCGGACCCGGCCGCCTGGCGCGGGCAACTGCTCGGGGTGTACACCCAGATCCGCGACCTGTACCTGAAATACCCCGGAGTCTCGCGCGCCGCGCTGGCCATGGTGCCGACCAGCCTGGAGACGCTGCGGGTCGGCGAGGGAATTCTGGCGATCCTGCTCGCGGGCGGCGTCGAACCGAGGACGGCCGGCTGGGCCCGCGACGCGCTGTCCCTCTACGTCAGCGCGTACGCCCTGGAACAGTCACTGGTCCGGCAACGGCACCGGCGCGAGGACCCGGAATGGGTGCTCAGCCAGGAGGAGCTGCTGGCCCGCTTCACGGCCCTGCCGGCCGAGCGGTTCCCGCAGACCCGGGCCCACGCCGCCGACCTGATCTCCGGCACCGGCCCCGACCGCTTCGAGTTCACCCTCGGCCTGCTCCTGAACAACCTGCGGCCCGCGTCTGGTTGA
- a CDS encoding VOC family protein — MSPTTLTTVVFDAPDAHELADFYCRLLGYVVREDEPDWVVIVPPAGGTGLSFQTEPEYVPPVWPTRKPGHQQMMLHLDIEVDDLAAETARAVAEGATLADYQPQDHVRVFFDPAGHPFCLWRRE, encoded by the coding sequence ATGTCGCCTACGACTCTGACCACCGTGGTGTTCGACGCGCCTGACGCGCACGAGCTGGCCGACTTCTACTGCCGGCTGCTCGGGTACGTGGTGCGGGAGGACGAGCCCGACTGGGTGGTCATCGTGCCGCCCGCGGGAGGCACCGGCCTCTCCTTCCAGACCGAGCCCGAGTACGTCCCGCCGGTGTGGCCCACCCGCAAGCCCGGTCACCAGCAGATGATGCTGCACCTCGACATCGAGGTCGACGACCTGGCGGCCGAGACGGCGAGGGCGGTGGCGGAGGGGGCCACGCTCGCCGATTACCAGCCCCAGGACCACGTACGGGTCTTCTTCGACCCGGCGGGCCACCCGTTCTGCTTGTGGCGACGGGAGTAG
- a CDS encoding ribosome-inactivating family protein: protein MRASVVRRVSLSAALPCVLAGAVVVSGTSGMSSGMSSPGAAGAAPASHTVKLDAQEVAQTNFPQVHWNIDDGTDGYRAMLSALDALARSTANARLTGPVVNTRGNRVTVTVLDNRRTNNFADVVISSPGHFAPTVHAVVRLSDLYVVRVYTVGTSHNRVLNLIRNVPNESSTDDNFFVGREGYDALSRVGNQSLTGVTIGPGPLSQALFDLASTSSSRLNQARGLLSVIFGISEAARFRTLADRVAPSFDSGDSVTYSSQQIALIRNWANVSHVYVGHVNGTDDGASTSVAGADISDARQAASLLAIALNDGTNPNPKDEL, encoded by the coding sequence ATGCGTGCCAGCGTCGTCCGACGTGTCAGCCTCTCGGCAGCCCTTCCGTGCGTCCTCGCGGGAGCGGTCGTGGTGTCCGGCACATCCGGCATGTCATCCGGCATGTCCTCCCCGGGGGCGGCCGGCGCCGCGCCCGCGTCCCACACTGTGAAGCTCGACGCGCAGGAGGTGGCGCAGACCAACTTCCCGCAGGTCCACTGGAACATCGACGACGGTACCGACGGCTACCGCGCCATGCTCAGCGCCCTGGACGCGCTGGCCCGCAGCACGGCCAACGCGCGGCTGACCGGTCCGGTGGTCAACACGCGGGGCAACCGGGTCACCGTCACCGTCCTGGACAACAGGCGGACGAACAACTTCGCCGACGTCGTCATCAGCTCCCCGGGACACTTCGCCCCCACCGTGCACGCCGTGGTGCGCCTCAGCGACCTGTACGTGGTGCGGGTCTACACGGTCGGCACGTCCCACAACCGCGTCCTCAACCTCATCCGGAACGTCCCCAACGAGTCGAGCACCGACGACAACTTCTTCGTCGGCCGGGAGGGCTACGACGCCCTGTCCCGGGTCGGCAACCAGTCCCTGACCGGTGTCACCATCGGCCCCGGCCCCCTCTCGCAGGCCCTGTTCGACCTGGCCAGCACCAGCTCGTCCCGGCTCAACCAGGCCCGCGGTCTGCTCAGCGTCATCTTCGGCATCTCGGAGGCGGCCCGCTTCCGTACCCTGGCCGACCGGGTCGCGCCCTCCTTCGACAGCGGGGACTCGGTCACCTACAGCTCCCAGCAGATCGCCCTGATCCGGAACTGGGCCAACGTCAGCCACGTCTACGTCGGCCACGTCAACGGCACGGACGACGGCGCCAGCACGAGCGTCGCCGGCGCCGACATCTCCGACGCCCGCCAGGCCGCCTCCCTGCTGGCCATCGCCCTCAACGACGGCACCAACCCCAACCCCAAGGACGAACTCTGA